The region CCACCTGCTCTTTGGCCGCCTTACCGTTGCCCGTCAGCGCCTTTTTGACCTGCAGCGGCGTATACTCGTAGAAGTAACCCACCTCCTGGAGCACCTTGAGGCTCAAAGCCCCCCGAAACTGGGCCAGCTTCAGGACCGTCTTGGGGTTGAAAGCATAAAAGATATCCTCGATAGCCACCTCATCGGGATGCTGCTTCTTCAGTAGAAGGTCCAGCCCCTCGGCCAACTCCACAATCTGCTCCTGGAGCGTCCCCGGTGCAATTTTCAGCAACCCCGCCTCCAAAAGCTCCATCTTCCCCCTTTCATAATGGAGAAAGCAGTATCCGAGGTTCCGGCTTCCCGGATCGATTCCCATGATAACCATCGAGTTTTTCACATCCTTTTCAACGACGCAGCGAGACACATTTAGAGTATTGCTCCGGCAACCATTAACCCACATCTGTGAGGGAGCTTTCACTCGATGGCGACAAAGGAGCACCCAACCCCGTAGGGGCACCGCAGGTGTTTGCGACTGCCAGAGCTGTCGAGTGAAAACTCTGACTGGAGTGAAAAATGATATTTGCCGGTTTAATACTATGGGCACAT is a window of Nitratifractor salsuginis DSM 16511 DNA encoding:
- the ruvC gene encoding crossover junction endodeoxyribonuclease RuvC, which encodes MVIMGIDPGSRNLGYCFLHYERGKMELLEAGLLKIAPGTLQEQIVELAEGLDLLLKKQHPDEVAIEDIFYAFNPKTVLKLAQFRGALSLKVLQEVGYFYEYTPLQVKKALTGNGKAAKEQVAFMVKRLLGIRREIKPLDITDAMAIAITHAQRVRLRK